The genomic DNA ATGGCACCGGACCCGCACGCCCTTCGGCGGGGTGGGGCCGGTGACCCGCACCGGAGAGGAGGCCTCGATGAGACACCTTCACCGCTCGACCCGGCCGATCGCCTTCGCTGCAGCGGCCCTCGCCGTGCTTCCCTCTCTCGCCGCCGACGGGGCGTGGACGGAGACCTACTTGCGCGCCGTCGCCCTGATCGAGCAGGGGAGGGTGGAGGAGGCGGCGCCCTTGCTCGACCGCGTCATCGCGGCCCACCCGCTCCCGGCTCTCGACGTGCCGACGCCGGGGGCGGAGTCGATCGACTACCTTCCCTACCTGCAGCGCGCCCGCCTCGAGCTGCGACGGGGCGATGCCCTGGCCGCGCTCCGGAGTCTCGACGTGTCGCTCGCGTTCGGAGGCACGCGAGCGGTCGCCTCGCTGCGCCGGTGGGTCTTCACGCTCAAGGCCCAGGCGCGGGCGGCGCTGCACCGCCACGGGGACGTTCGCGCCGCCCTCGCGCCCGCGGCGATTCCGGAGAGCTGAGCGGGCCGGAGGAAGGCTCAGTCGGCGAGGTAGGCCTCGAGCGCGGCCGGCGCGATGCGCACGGCGTCGCCGATCCGCTTCGCCTTGAGTTCCCCGGCGGCGACGAGCCCGAGCACGTCCTCCTCGCTGACGGCGAGGATCCGAGCCACCTCGGCCGGGGTGAGAAGCCGCGGGAGGTTCGGCGGTGCGGCGGGGGCGGGGCCCGGCAGCCCACCCTGCTGCTGCATGATCTGCTGGGCGATCGCCAGGCCCACCGCCATTTCGGTGGCCACGCCGCCGGCGCCGCCGCCGCCTTTTTCGAGGCCCCTCGCCAGCTGGAACTTGACGTACTCGTTGAGATCGCCGACGGCGGCCATCCCGGCCCGCTCGTCGATCACCCGTTCGACCTCCGGCGGCAGCGAGACGTTCTCCACGACGAAGGCCGCGATCTCGATCCCGTACTTGGCCCGGACGACGGGATTGATCAGGGGCACGAGCGCTTCCCCCAGCTCCGTGTAGCGGCGGGCCACGTCGAGCAGCGGGATGCCGGAGGTCGCCAGCGCGTCGCTGAAGACGCTGACCACGCGCGAGCGCATCGTCTCGGCGAACTCCGGAACTTTGAAGACGGGGTCGGACCCGGCGACCTCGCGCAGGAAGACCTTCGGGTCGGCGACGCGGAAATCGTAGGTGCCGAAC from Acidobacteriota bacterium includes the following:
- a CDS encoding helix-turn-helix domain-containing protein encodes the protein MASTGSGSKQGFWNFVKGELIEIIEWTDDARDVISYRFPDEDKAIKNGAQLIVRESQVAQFVYLGEFGDTFGPGRHRLTTDNLPVLTRLASWKYGFESPFKADVYFVNTRLFTGNKWGTANPIMMRDEDLGVVRARAFGTYDFRVADPKVFLREVAGSDPVFKVPEFAETMRSRVVSVFSDALATSGIPLLDVARRYTELGEALVPLINPVVRAKYGIEIAAFVVENVSLPPEVERVIDERAGMAAVGDLNEYVKFQLARGLEKGGGGAGGVATEMAVGLAIAQQIMQQQGGLPGPAPAAPPNLPRLLTPAEVARILAVSEEDVLGLVAAGELKAKRIGDAVRIAPAALEAYLAD